The genomic window TGAATAAGATTGTAGTAATTAAGTAGACATGCTTTgtaacagaaaataaaataaaattatcatatagcatatatatatataatgtttccGAATGTCACCTTGATCATAATCCAATAATAgaaatattacattttatatatatgttgagatcATAATCTGAATTCAAGGTGAATTTTTGGCAAAtaaactacttgaccaaaaaaaaaaaaaattttccaATTGATAAAAAAACACGCCTAGTCAAAAACACCAATTTCTTACATCaaaaacttcatttttatttcatGTGTTTCGGTGTTTGTGATGTAGCCACATAATTGAACATAGAATTCCTTTTGTTATTTTGTAGAGTGAATGATGTAGTCCTAATTTAACTTTATAAAGCTGATTTATAAGGTAAAAATTGCATCTTACTTATAAACTTTTGTTCAGGCCGATCCACattcgatgtgagactttttaacaTACCCCTCACTGTTACGCTTGATGTAGGGATATAAATTATAAGTGTCCCGATAACAGTGGTGCTCACATGATGAAATCCAACGTGACTGAACATTTTCCAACAATCTAAGACTAAATTCCAAAACAATACCAAAAAGTGAACACTCTTGCCGGTAATGTTGAGATTTCAAGTAACCTGCGATCAAGAAGGGACTGGAAcccattttcttttcttctaactttttttttctctatatatcTCTTTCTTTCCTAAATCAAACAAATGGTGAAAAATTAAACTATTTTACAAATTAATTCAAACTACACAATTTGAAAGGTGCAAAATGCTCATCGTAGTCTTCAATTTTATATTATGCCAACAAACAAAACTTATCTTTGACTATCTATTAGGTTTGATTTGATGTCCAACGAAAAATAGTACATTGATTAATTACTTTACTAccttattttttgacaaaagttttTGCTATACCTTATTTTCAACCCTACTTACTTATTAATCTCTCCGTCTATTTggtcttttaatttttttagttttatattaaaattttggttcttttaaaaatttaaagtataattaatttgtatatttaCAAAAACTAAAGCACtcgttaaataaattttatctttttttaataaaataagataaaaatgacttaacttatcaatttttattattttttaatctatgtACAAGACACTAAAATACCAAATTTTTGGCACAAAGTAGGAGTATCATTTTTTTCCCCATCTTTTTCTTCTATGAGCTTTTGTCAACCCGgcagaataattttttatagtaaaagtgtaaaactaataaatattaaaatatgaagATCGATCTCATCTGAGCAAGTTGATTATAATAGTATTAAGAGATTGAGTATGGAAAATATATAAGAGTAATTAATTCTCACAAGAGCAactttgattattatatgactcggaataacttttttttaagacaaattAGTTAGGAGAATTAATTTAAGCCACTAAGTTGGTCTAATGGTAAGAGATTTGAGATTTGAGTATTATGCATGAAGTTTTAAGTTCAATCCTCATTGCCAACATTGTAAACTAAAAACGAgacttcaaattcaatttttttgtctgaataatttttaataatactttCCTTATCGATCAAATGTTAAATTacataatactttttttttactaaataaaagacattcattcaaattgaaaacaaaaaatgtgaATCAGCGAACAAACCCACAACATCGGTATTGATAGCATAAAACGATATATTGCATGagcctacatatttgactatattgaacTTTCCTGAATATCCATGCCCCCGGATCTGTAGCGCTAATGAcacaaaagtcattgattggatctgcaTTGGATCAAActtaatccttcaacctgaaacaaatgaacacagCACCAAGACGAGACAACAATACTCTGCACTAAGAtggaaaaatcaaaacaaacaacacgATGAAATCACAAAAACGAACGTAAAAATActaaatatatgtgaaaatcacacttatttaattaaaatagaaagaaaaatgatttgGAGGGTGATTTTAGACCTAAATAGACCATAAATCACCCCTCTCTCGTAGatcaagaagaagagaaaaaattgTGAGGTTTAAGGTTAGAAGAGGAGAAGAAAATGGAATACTCTTCTTCTAAGATCCATTAGAATAAACATTagagaaattttattatattaagtATTAAGAGATTGAGTATAGAAAATATATAGCAATAGTTAATTCTCAAGAGAGCAACgttgattattatatgatggATGGAATGAAAAGTAAACCAAGTAATGATATCAAAACTAAATAAAGTAAGGATGGAGCAATATATGTATTATCCGTGATGTATAGATGTTATTtgtcttataaaaaaacaaaaatgatgaaATCTTTTAACACATTgtttaatcaatttttaatttaaataattttttatcagacTTTATTTATCTCGCAATTAATTAAGTGGTTAATTACATTACCTAATACTCTTCACCTAAGATTAGTTGCAAGGAAAAATATATTCTCAGCTACCCCTATAGAGTATATAAAAGTGATCCTCTATATGACTATAAGCAAGAAACTCACCAAAGATAAGGAAAATGGGATCAGAAACTCCCATTCACATACTCCTAGTCTCTTATCCAGCACAAGGACACATAAATCCTCTTCTTAGATTAGCAAAATGTCTTGCTGCAAAGGGTTCTTCTGTCATCTTCATCACAACAGAAAAAGCTGGCAAAGACATGAAAGCTGTTAACAACATCACTGACAAATCAGCCACTCCAATAGGTGAAGGTTCCCTCACTTTTGAGTTCTTTGATGATGGTTTAGAAGATGATGATCTCATTAAAATAGGTTTTGATGGCTTTTCAAAACAACTTGAACTTGTTGGAAAACAATTTCTTTCTCAAATGATTAAGAATCATGTTGAGTCAAACAAACCAATTTCTTGCATCATAAACAATCCATTTTTTCCATGGGTTTGTGATGTAGCTTATGAACATGATATTCCTTCTGCTTTATTATGGATTCAATCAACTGCTGTTTTCACTGCTTACTATAACTATTTCCATAAACTGGTACGTTTTCCTTCTGATTCTGAACCTTATATTGATGTTCAACTCATCAACTCTTCATTAGTTCTTAAACATAATGAAATTCCAGATTTTCTGCATCCTTTTAGTAAATATCAATTTCTTGGTGAACTCATCTTAGGACAGTTTAAGAATTTATCAAAAGCTTTTTGTGTACTTGTTGATTCATTTGAAGAACTAGAACATGATTTCATTGATTATagttcaaaaaattcaattcttATGAGATCCATTGGTCCATTGTTCAAGAATCCAATAATTGAAAGTGCAAGTAATATTCGTGGTGATTTTGTTAAGAGTGATGATTGTAATATTATAGAGTGGCTTAACACAAAACCAAAAGATTCTGTTGTTTATATTTCATTTGGTACTCTTGTGTATCTTCCACAAGAACAAGTGAATGAAATTGCATATGGATTATTGGATTCTAAAGTTTCATTTTTGTGGGTAATAAAACCACCTCCTAAGGAAATGGGGTTAAAGGAACATGTTTTACCAAATGGGTTTTTAGAGGAAACAAATGAGAGAGGAAAAGTGGTGAAATGGAGTCCACAAGAAGAAGTACTTGCTCATCCTTCATTGGCATGTTTCATAACACATTGTGGATGGAATTCATCAATGGAAGCACTTAGTTTAGGTGTACCAATGTTGACATTTCCAGCATGGGGTGATCAAGTCACAAATGCAAAGTTCTTGGTTGATGTTTTTGGTGTAGGTATTAGATTGGGTTATGGTCTTATGGAAAATAAATTGATTACAAGAGATGAGGTGAAAAGGTGTTTATTGGAAGCTACAACAGGGGAAAAAGCAGAGGAATTGAAGAAAAATGCAGGGAAGTGGAAGAAGGCGGCGGAGGATGTGGTGGCTGTTGGCGGATCCTCTGATCGGAATCTTGATGAGTTTATTGAAGACATTAAGAAATGTGGCATTGTTAACATTCATAACATTTAATGTAATGGAAAGGTCAGTGGTGAATTATTCAATACACATCTTATTTGAATAAATATGTATTAGTATACCAATAATTTGAATAAGTTTATAAataatatcttttaattttttgacctATTAGAGTTATTCACTTCATCTGTGTATTATTGTTCACGGTAACTTTTAATATGATTATTTGCTTTCTCCTTTGTTTGCGACTGGAAATAGCAACAACTCTTCAGTACAACATAATGCAAATCCGTGTCACATTTGTATGCAAAAATCCAAACGGAATATGGGGAGGATGTgtctataatataaactaaatacattaattattgaatgaatctaaaaagtaaaaaaaaaattataaaaaaaatagaacggAGTACATAATTAAAGAGAACACGTCTCTAAAGAGAACACGTCTCTAGACATAGAAGCACAAGAATAAGAAATGTATGCACCATGTAATATTAGGTGGAAAGTGTCTCCAGATATCTTTATGGAAATAGTAATACTAGTATGTAGGACATTCAGTCTTCTCTTGAGTATTAATGATTTGATGCTTTATGTTTGTAGCAAAAATTTCGACTCTCTTTAATGGTGTGTTTGGTtggagagaaaaagaaaggagAGAAATAAAAATACGAAAATCAATGCATGTATATGAAGTAATGTTAATCTTTGTTATGAAGATTGGTTGAACTAGTGGCAAATAATCAAACAGTAAGGAGTACTGTTATAAAGCCAATAACTATGACCCAAAAtcctattatttatttttaagattatattatatagagtattttaattttcatttcttaTTCTCTATTTCATAAATATGAAAACTCAACTGATCTTCCTCCTTGAATATCAAAAGGTTAAAAAACATAGCGACAAATGCATGATAATTACTCTAACGAGGACACGAGGTTAACTCttgattgaaattttgttttaaaaaaattcaagtaaatTGGTCCTTGTACATATGACATGAACGAAGATTTTGTCATTTCTAAAAATCAAGAtttgtgaaaatataaaaaagataaagacaaACTTGATTTGTGAAAATCAAGAGCTAGTTACTTAGATACTACCCAATTGTTTAggtcaaaatataagaaaatacgTACTACCCATTTGTTGAAAGTCTTTTTCATGACTAAGATTTGTGATATggaaatacatatatatatctattaaaataaagacaaaCTTGTAGTTATCATACATTTCTTAAGTTCTTATGAATTCAGGGACGGATTTATGGGGCCAATCAAGGGCTTCAACCCCTCCCTGCCAAGCAtgttaatattatatatgtatcaTATTATTAATGTACTATTTATCGTTAGACATCAAATCAAACCTAATTAATAGACAAAGACAAGTCTTGTTTGTTGGCATATTAGTGAATATGAGTGAGAGAGGAAAAATATAATGTCAATATTGATGAAGAGATGTCCAAAAAGTTGTATAAATTAGTTATATTTAGttatataaataacatttttcgttgacaattttttgtttatattttatgataGATGAATTATGATATTAGATCTTCGGAACCttaacattattaattaatgacATGTGTTTAGGGATATCAATTTCATCTGTAAATTGGGATTCTAGCGAGAGACGGAGAAGAAAGTCCCCCGAAAAAAGTTTGGGATAAGGATAGAATATTCTCCAAAACTGGAAATAGGGACAGGGATGGAGAACATTTTACTTGGTGGTGTCATGTAACATGCAATTGAAGGATGAGCTAGAACTTCTTCTCGTGGACTCCATTTCACAACTATTCTTCTCTCACTTGTTGCCTCTAAAACCCCTTTTGGAAAAACATGGTTTTTCTTTGCCCACAAGAATGTAACTTGAGAATCCAATAACCCTTGTGCAATTTCATTCCATTGTTCTTGTGCATAATCCACAAAAGTCCCAAAAGAGATATAAAGGGTAAGGTACAACTTTTTGGACATAGTTATAGTAAGTAGCGAAAACAGCAGTGGAATGAATCCATGATAAAGCAGAAGGAATATTGTGTTCAAAAGCTACATCACAAACCCAAGGAATTGTTTATGATGCATGAAATTGGTTTGTTTGAATCAGCATGATTCTTAATCATTTGAGAAACAAACTTTCTCCCAACAACCTCAAGTTCTGCTATGTGGTCAAGAGGACTAACATCTTCCGGTAAACCATCATGAAAGAACTCAAAAGTGAGAGAAccaaagtttttttgttttgttttcactaccagtttaatctggttcggggtcagttctgacatcaaaaaGAGCCGAAGTTTTTGTTACAATCATAATACATCAAATCATTAAAAGACTAATGTCCTACCTAGTATTACTATTTCCATAATGACATGTAAACAGGTTGCATGGAATATTACATGGTACATTTTTGGGTGAATTCTTAAGaacacattttatttaaatatatatatatatatatatatatttattgaggTCAACAATTTTAGTAAGTTTACAAAAAatggtcatgctaactagtgcccccggggcactagttaaggatacaaaaaaagcaatttttgcattggaaatgacactttttatactttacaaacattgactacacaagtttcaatgtaattttactataattagtatccttaactagtgccccgggggcactagttagcattttcctacaaaaaaaatttacataagttttttatattaaatactatGGACTATCATAATTGAccgtgtaaaaaaaataattggccGTCTCAAGTAGCGCatgttcactttttttttttgaacaagatgTTCGCTTACTTCTTATTATTGTTCTTCTAAAACTAGAGAcatactccttccgtcccaaaatataagtaaaaagtgatcaacaaaatttgatgaatttgatttaaaatttagtcGAGATACAATCACTTTTGTTAAtcctttttgcttatattttgggacggagggagtattcacCAATTTGGGATTTTGAATTCAAATGTGACACGGATTTATTATTCTAGGAAAAAGCAAATAATCATTGCTAAAACTTTACAGTACATTAAATCTTGTGAATGTTAACAATGCCACATTTCTTAATGTCTTCAATAAACTCATCAAGATTCCGATCAGAGGATCCACCGTCAGCCACTGCATTCTCTGCCGCCTTCTTCCATTTCACTGCATTTTTCTTCAATTCCTCTGCTTTTTCCCCTGTTGTAGCTTCCAATAAGCACTTTTTCACAACATCTCTTGTTATCAATTTGTTTTCCATAAAACCATAACCCAATCTAATACCTACACCAAAAACATCAACCAAAAACTTAGCATTTGTAACTTGATCACCCCATGCAGGAAATGTCAACATTGGTACACCTAAACTAAGTGCTTCCATTGATGAATTCCAACCACAATGTGTTATGAAACATGCCAATGAAGGATGAGCAAGTACTTCTTCTTGTGGACTCCATTTCACAACTTTTCCTCTCTCAATTGTTTCCTCTAAAAACCCATTTGGTAAAACATGTTCCTTTAGCCCCATTTCCTTAGGAGGTGGTTTTATTACCCACAAAAATGAAACTTTAGAATCCAATAATCCATATGCAATTTCATTCACTTGTTCTTGTGGAAGATACACAATAGTCCCAAATGAAATATAAACAACAGAATCTCTTGGTTTTGTGTTAAGCCACTCTACAATATTACAATCATCACTCTTAACAAAATCACCACGAATATTTGCACTTTTGATTATTGGATTCTTGAACAATGGACCAATAGGTctcataaaaattgaattttttgaactATAATCAATGAAATCATGTTCTAGTTCTTCAAATGAATCAACAAGTACACAAAAAGCTTTTGATAAATTCTTAAACTGTCCTAAGATGAGTTCACCAAGAAATTGATATTTACTTAAAGGATGCAGAAAATCTGGAATTTCATTATGTTTAAGAACTAATGAAGAGTTGAGTTGAACATCAATATAAGGTTCTGAATCAGAAGGAAAACGTACCAGTTTATGGAAATAATTATAGTAAGCAGTGAAAACAGCAGTGGATTGAATCCATAATAAAGCAGAAGGAATATTATGTTCATAAGCTACATCACAAACCCATGGAAAAAATGGATTGTTTATGATACATGAAACTGGTTTGTTTGAGTCAGCATGATTCTTAATCATTTGAGAAAGAAATTGTTTTCCAACTAGTTCAAGTTGTTCTGAATAGCCACCTAGATCATTTTTAATGGGATCATCATGTTCTAAACCATCATCAAAGAACTCAAAAGTGAGAGAACCTTCACCTATTGGAGTGGCTGATTTATCAGTGATGTTGTTAACAGTTTTCATGTCTTTGCCAGCTTTTTCTGTTGTTATGAAGATGACAGAAGAACCCTTTGCAGCAAGACATTTTGCTAATCTAAGAAGTGGATTTATGTGTCCTTGTAATGGATAAGAGACGAGAAGAATGTGAGTGGGAGTTTTGGATCCCATTGTCCTTTTCTTTGGTGAGTTTCTTGCTTAGAGTCATAGAGAGGATCAcctttatatactttttttttcttcttttattccTCACTTTTATATACTATAGGAGTAGCATGGAATCATATTAAGTGTAGTAGTTTAGATTTTaagatagttttttatttagatttaatataatattttgtaataatatttggaCCGTCTGATCATAATCATATATAGTTTAAAACTACTTAATGTATGATTGCATCTGCTTTTGAATTTACTGAATCCAAGTCTGAGTAGCATGGGATTATACTTTTACTTTGCAATTAATCCTCTTTAGAAGAGTCTCTGATAATTCAGAGTTTGACTGcgatataaataaaatttcataaaaaattattcacaccaaaaatcaaatttggaTTCTCGTTTTATATTCTTCCAAACAATTACTCTTAAAGAAAGTTCATTAACGATTTGAGGAAAACATTTTTGTGTTGACTTGACCCGAGTTCCGCCACTCGTAAGGCTAGGCATTGAAGATTTTTATGTGGATAAAAACTCTCAAAGTCACTTCAAGCAtacggacaccgacacgtcgacaccaataataatttaagaaaatgacacaattaaTTACAAGTGTCAGTGTCCTCCGATACCGAGACACGTCAAATccgaggagtgtccgtgcttcatagatttttacaaattattatcggtgtctgCGTGTTTGTGTATTGTGTTTGTGTTAGTGTGTGGTATAGTTCACCTCCGGTGTAAATAAAACTAGAAATAACAAATACTATGTCACAAAGTATTAACATATCCTGGcaattcatcaaacaaacaGGTTGTCAGTGGCGGACCTAGCGAAAAATATTTAGGGGGCGGCAATAAGTTTGATTATTTTTTGggtgttgttaacatgtgcatatagggcacatgttaaagtatcttaatatagaaatttaacatttaatgatacaaaaatttaatgcttaaaaagttaaaatttaatgcttcaacatttaatactttatatttttgtttccttaacatgtgcccttggtgcacatgttaacattctccttattttttttacgagTTTGAGTTGTTTTCTCTTTAAATAATTCAATCTCCTACTAATCATAGAAGTTACTACTATGTTTGTTTAAACACCTTGATTGTCCtccaaattcaaatttcaactgTTCCTTTTACACCAATCGGCAGGGGCAATTAAGGTATTTCCTTGGACCTCTTCCAA from Trifolium pratense cultivar HEN17-A07 linkage group LG1, ARS_RC_1.1, whole genome shotgun sequence includes these protein-coding regions:
- the LOC123902784 gene encoding gallate 1-beta-glucosyltransferase 84A24-like, producing the protein MGSKTPTHILLVSYPLQGHINPLLRLAKCLAAKGSSVIFITTEKAGKDMKTVNNITDKSATPIGEGSLTFEFFDDGLEHDDPIKNDLGGYSEQLELVGKQFLSQMIKNHADSNKPVSCIINNPFFPWVCDVAYEHNIPSALLWIQSTAVFTAYYNYFHKLVRFPSDSEPYIDVQLNSSLVLKHNEIPDFLHPLSKYQFLGELILGQFKNLSKAFCVLVDSFEELEHDFIDYSSKNSIFMRPIGPLFKNPIIKSANIRGDFVKSDDCNIVEWLNTKPRDSVVYISFGTIVYLPQEQVNEIAYGLLDSKVSFLWVIKPPPKEMGLKEHVLPNGFLEETIERGKVVKWSPQEEVLAHPSLACFITHCGWNSSMEALSLGVPMLTFPAWGDQVTNAKFLVDVFGVGIRLGYGFMENKLITRDVVKKCLLEATTGEKAEELKKNAVKWKKAAENAVADGGSSDRNLDEFIEDIKKCGIVNIHKI
- the LOC123902783 gene encoding gallate 1-beta-glucosyltransferase-like; the encoded protein is MGSETPIHILLVSYPAQGHINPLLRLAKCLAAKGSSVIFITTEKAGKDMKAVNNITDKSATPIGEGSLTFEFFDDGLEDDDLIKIGFDGFSKQLELVGKQFLSQMIKNHVESNKPISCIINNPFFPWVCDVAYEHDIPSALLWIQSTAVFTAYYNYFHKLVRFPSDSEPYIDVQLINSSLVLKHNEIPDFLHPFSKYQFLGELILGQFKNLSKAFCVLVDSFEELEHDFIDYSSKNSILMRSIGPLFKNPIIESASNIRGDFVKSDDCNIIEWLNTKPKDSVVYISFGTLVYLPQEQVNEIAYGLLDSKVSFLWVIKPPPKEMGLKEHVLPNGFLEETNERGKVVKWSPQEEVLAHPSLACFITHCGWNSSMEALSLGVPMLTFPAWGDQVTNAKFLVDVFGVGIRLGYGLMENKLITRDEVKRCLLEATTGEKAEELKKNAGKWKKAAEDVVAVGGSSDRNLDEFIEDIKKCGIVNIHNI